In Terriglobia bacterium, a single window of DNA contains:
- a CDS encoding alpha/beta family hydrolase, which translates to MISKDDSFDALKPSSAVDLTAVILGHGAGQGMHSPFMTWFHTELARRGFLSVRFDFDYMAAKRRFPDPQPKLQARYRAVIERVITDYKPGRIVIGGKSMGGRVASYIAGDTPGVEGLIFLGYPLHPPGKTDQLRDEHLYALKIPMLFISGTKDIFAERNLLEKVVGRIGAHATLVWVEGGDHSLKRSRKDTESPETAAQTIDDWMRAR; encoded by the coding sequence TTGATCTCAAAAGATGATTCCTTCGACGCGCTGAAACCCTCATCCGCGGTTGATCTGACCGCGGTCATCCTTGGCCATGGGGCGGGGCAGGGAATGCACTCCCCCTTCATGACCTGGTTTCACACGGAACTCGCCCGCCGTGGTTTCCTCTCCGTCCGCTTCGACTTCGATTACATGGCGGCGAAAAGGCGGTTTCCGGACCCGCAGCCGAAACTCCAGGCACGCTATCGTGCCGTCATCGAACGGGTCATCACCGATTACAAACCCGGACGCATTGTCATTGGCGGGAAATCGATGGGAGGCCGGGTAGCCTCGTATATCGCGGGTGACACGCCCGGCGTTGAGGGACTTATATTCCTCGGTTATCCGCTTCATCCGCCCGGCAAGACAGATCAGCTCCGTGATGAACACCTTTATGCGTTGAAGATTCCGATGCTCTTTATCAGCGGCACAAAGGATATTTTTGCCGAACGAAACCTGCTCGAGAAGGTAGTGGGCAGGATCGGCGCCCATGCAACTTTGGTTTGGGTCGAAGGCGGAGATCATTCGCTCAAGCGGAGCCGGAAGGACACGGAATCGCCGGAGACCGCAGCCCAGACGATCGACGACTGGATGCGAGCCCGTTAA